Proteins from one Candidatus Parcubacteria bacterium genomic window:
- a CDS encoding M23 family metallopeptidase, giving the protein MSNNFFRLIGLMLSLIILFGALFCCLGDVSKDTASLIFSQSQQSDGFFVDSRKSSVMESPDLYLIQGNSLIAACPPITVNPQVLGSFLPQEAVTKKSQEITEYIVESGDTLSFLAEKFDISLNTVLWANDLTKSSKIKPGQKLIILPVSGVLHLVKTGNTLSEIAEIYEAKTSEIADFNELSESKEIFVGDVLIIPDGKIPANKTYYTNIHLTDSYFILSTQGIITQGPHWYNAIDVANKCGTPILAAAGGIVQKVGYKTWPAGNFVRILHPNGVVTLYGHLSKISVKTNEKVLQGQVIGSMGSTGLSTGCHLHFDVRGAKNPLAKYPVGSSVSWKQ; this is encoded by the coding sequence AGTAATAATTTTTTCAGATTAATCGGCTTAATGTTATCGCTGATTATTTTATTTGGAGCGCTTTTTTGCTGTCTCGGAGACGTCTCTAAAGATACAGCTTCTTTGATTTTTTCACAATCCCAGCAAAGCGATGGGTTTTTTGTTGACTCAAGAAAGAGTTCAGTCATGGAATCGCCGGACTTATACTTGATTCAAGGCAATAGTTTAATAGCTGCCTGCCCGCCTATTACAGTTAATCCCCAGGTATTAGGATCCTTTTTGCCCCAAGAAGCTGTAACAAAAAAGAGTCAGGAAATTACTGAGTATATTGTAGAATCAGGCGACACGCTTTCTTTTCTTGCTGAAAAATTTGATATTTCCTTAAATACTGTTTTATGGGCTAATGATTTGACCAAGAGTTCTAAAATTAAGCCGGGCCAAAAGCTAATTATCTTGCCAGTTTCCGGTGTTTTGCATCTTGTAAAAACAGGAAACACATTAAGTGAAATAGCTGAAATTTATGAGGCGAAAACAAGTGAAATAGCTGATTTTAACGAGCTTTCTGAAAGCAAAGAAATATTTGTTGGCGATGTTTTAATCATCCCTGATGGCAAGATTCCTGCTAATAAAACCTATTACACCAACATACATTTAACTGATTCTTATTTTATTCTATCCACACAAGGCATAATTACGCAAGGCCCTCATTGGTATAATGCCATAGATGTAGCTAATAAATGCGGAACACCTATTTTAGCCGCTGCTGGAGGCATTGTTCAGAAAGTTGGTTATAAAACCTGGCCAGCAGGCAATTTTGTAAGAATTTTACATCCTAACGGCGTGGTTACGCTTTATGGACATTTATCAAAGATTTCAGTTAAAACTAACGAAAAAGTATTACAAGGACAGGTTATTGGCTCTATGGGCAGTACAGGATTATCTACTGGCTGCCATTTGCATTTTGATGTAAGGGGAGCAAAAAATCCTTTAGCCAAGTATCCTGTCGGATCTTCTGTCAGTTGGAAACAATAA